One stretch of Erythrolamprus reginae isolate rEryReg1 chromosome 7, rEryReg1.hap1, whole genome shotgun sequence DNA includes these proteins:
- the TIFA gene encoding TRAF-interacting protein with FHA domain-containing protein A yields MYDVSRSDFESRNTEETVTCLQITIYHPKHDEKKVFQALEFCHELQLKADDVVKFGRDSNICRFHFVDSRVSRVQFGLHFFRHFHRSEFGFEIKNLSKRVTLYVDGVELAYLNKVDLPDQCMVCFGEYQMQLKKQEGQCGDYFNICFELARTPLLQENNLFLKKPVCESSSSYTQFPTEMDEDE; encoded by the coding sequence ATGTATGATGTTTCCCGGTCTGATTTTGAATCGAGAAATACTGAAGAGACTGTAACTTGTCTGCAGATCACTATTTATCACCCAAAACATGACGAAAAAAAAGTCTTCCAGGCTTTAGAGTTCTGTCACGAACTACAGCTGAAAGCAGATGACGTAGTGAAGTTTGGAAGAGATTCGAACATCTGCCGTTTCCACTTTGTAGATTCGCGGGTTTCGCGCGTTCAGTTTGGCCTTCACTTTTTCAGGCACTTCCACCGTTCTGAGTTCGGTTTTGAGATTAAGAACCTGAGCAAAAGGGTCACGTTATATGTGGACGGCGTTGAACTGGCCTATCTAAATAAAGTCGATCTACCTGATCAATGTATGGTTTGCTTTGGTGAGTACCAGATGCAGTTGAAAAAACAAGAAGGACAATGTGGAGACTACTTTAACATCTGCTTTGAATTGGCCAGAACGCCACTGTTACAAGAAAAtaacctatttttaaaaaaaccagtgtGTGAAAGCAGCAGTTCATACACCCAGTTTCCAACAGAGATGGATGAGGACGAATAA